In Diabrotica undecimpunctata isolate CICGRU chromosome 9, icDiaUnde3, whole genome shotgun sequence, the DNA window ATGCTCCAACAATTCTAACCTCAAAATATCATGGATCTCTTTCATAACTCACGGAATTTAGCCATTGTTAAAATGCTTTTATAAACATTCTTAAAGGGGAACATTTCCCCATAGttcctaaaaaataaaataactttatccTTATTAATCTCAAGAGCGGTTTAGACATTGATTAATTAAGGTTTTCATAATGAGAGTGTTGGATGACAACTTAAAAATGCATAATAAAACTTATCACGCACCgtctttttttctattaattagGTGTCTAATTGTAATATGTCCAGTTATCTCAAATGAAAATctgaaatttttttgttaaattttgtacCTACTAGTGTCAGGGTAAAAGAAAATTTTGATATCGCTCGTAGTTTATTCACCACTATCTGTTGTGTTACGTATCACAAACATTtcacaaatataaaaaactgtatATAAAGTTTTCTATTTAGTAAGTAACGTATATATTTTTAGGGATACGGAAACCTTTTTGCATCTTCTCAAAGGAAGTCTCGGAACAGGAATCCTCGCCATGCCGATGGCCTTCTACCACTCAGGATACCTCTTGGGAGCAGTAGGAACGGCTGTTATCGGATTATTATGTACTCACTGCATTCATCTTCTAATAAGATCTGAATATGAGCTATGTAAAAGACGGAAAGTAGCTGTGATGTCCTACCCGGAAACCGCATTGGCTGGCTTCCAAGAAGGACCTCCTTTTCAACGACGGATCGCTTTTATTGCGCCGTAAGTAATGTCTTTTcttatatgaaaaatatattcCTAGTCTAAATTGAATAGTATTGACAAGAGAATTCACCATTCTTAATACTTATTTCCTCTGACATGAAGGCTTCGATTTTTATTCTTCAGTATATTCTTGCTATTATTTGAACATCTTGataatcaatgtttagttttTGCAAGATTTCCAGTAGCTTCTCATGCTTAACACCGCCAAAGGCCTTAGCATAGTCAATGATATGCCAGTAGTGCCAGTATATTAAAGGTAAACAGGGCTTCTCTGGTTTCTAAACCATTACGGACTCCCAACTGTGTATGTGATGTTTCATTTCCACATTTCATGTAAATTATGGTATGTATAATTCGTAGGAAGACATTTAATACATGATTTATTAGGCTTATAAATCGTTAATGATCACAGTTGGTAGGACTAGACTTCTTTTAAATGGTGACCAAGATGAGAATGGGCCATTCTTCagaaatttttcttcttcttcttcttcctctttataagcaattctgcttgttcattagtAGAATAATaactctatggaaggttgtcgctccatcttttgcgcgctcgtccgatacttcttttgccgattggtgactaaTCTCTTGCTATTTTTACGACACGGGTCTTTTCCATTCTGCTTATGCGGTTATTCCattcattttttctattttgtgtccattcatgtatacaatgtacgttacattttcctctaatgtcttcacttctttttggatctctcagcatatttcctAATTCTTAAGTAAtgcttctcagtactctcatctttaccgtttccagtagcctttgcattgaggctgtgtcgggtcttgtttctgaggcatatgtgcTTATTAGCCTTACCctggctttataaattattaacttcatctcagtgttaatgtgtctgtgtcgccatatagtgttattaagtacttgtacttgatctctcacttctttgtccaggtatTCATAGCTAGACAGGGTAtctcccaggtattttatttcgattACTTGTTCAATGCTGATGCCAACAATTTCTATTTTaaatctggttggttctttggtgactactattgttttagattgctgagatgagattatcatattaaattcttttgctcttatgttaaatatgtaaaccagtctttgcagactatcttcatcttgtgctatcaatattgcgtcgtctgcgtaacagagtatttatatttctttgtttcccattctgtattctcttcctttgttaacgcttttgataatttcatccataatcaaattGACGAGCATGAGGCTTGTAAGGGCATTTAATTAAGCATCCATaaatcagatctaagtaacccaattcagtttaaaaatttaaaatccttttaacaATATTAATCATTGCTTATTGCTCAAtgcgattgtttgtttatgacattgaaaagtgaaatttgcaatgtaatcaaaagcttatttaatattgtgtacaaattatattagtaaaacATGAATGCATAAACAAACGCACGTGTGTTGAATACCTGAAAAATAACGGTAGTAGATCATTAAAAATTAAGAGTTAACAGTCGAAGCTAGTGTTGTCATTCGTCAACTGGATAATTTctctattattgtacttagagaaccaataaagtaattatgagtatccaGTGAGTTCGAGTTAATCAACCCCATGCAGGGGGTAAACCACCCCTAGAGTTACACTATATGGAATTCCTGGTGGAAGCAATCTAATAAACATTATTAGAtaaatttattatcattattatcaatgaatccccttgtcttattcctctgcctatttctatagtttctgtaagttgtccatctattctgactattcttcgatagtttttataatatttaggcgaacttctctattatacagaagatggattacatctttgagtcttactctgtcagacgctttctttaggtcaatcagacacagaaatgctgatctattatactctagtgatttcttagttaatttgttttatattgtAAATGTAAATTCTGTAATAATTTAGGGTGGCTAGCTGtaataatttaggattgaagctgtaAATAGATCTAATAAACCCCTCTAATAAATTGTCACCACTCTAATAATTGCTGTCACCatttgtagaagacgtctgtctcaatatccttatcaatgcatctacaattcttaggggatacttatccctgcgagcggggcaaggcttactggttccactagtctggactgactggttccgccctcgcggatttacaagagggtagggagatttttggaaggaaggggattaaggacttctcggtctcaggtcctgcaaagagtgaaaGGCTATGGGCTTAAGTTAGAAGCCGGGGCACTGCATAAGcggaaatgtgtatctcttctagtctctacctgtaacggccgggaataacaaaaacaaatttcgagtttacaatgtattaaatagactgtacactacaaaatatcaattatGCCCAATAAtatttcgatcaggcgcgaagatagacgagaagagacaaagcaaggaattaaaggtcggacaattccgtatcattagatataccttgggttagtatatagatcttagttaccttagcgtatttaggctctagctaatgaatacgcctccagtcctacagggattcGAGATCCGTCAGTTTTCGAGAAGTCAGAACGGCGCGCCGTCgcgaaccttcgaatctccagttaccggcacttatacgtcacactatcccgtcgagttaaatagcgcACTCAGTggctgcgtatcgtccgatctccgCACTTCTTGCGTGGAGCGCTCTAGAGTGTCAACTTCCCACTAGTACCCGCTAGCCACATTTGTTCGCTTTTTTATCAGCCCGTATTCTCAATGTtcagtcgtagtaccaaggtcgcgttattgttttttttgctgACTGGGTCCCCTTGTTATTTTTCAGCGGAGGTCTATGTTTTTGAAACGTGATTTAAACAACCGTGGtggcctgatatttgagactcgtgtaatacatttaaactgggtcaagttttcaatctttgtttaatgtaaaatgtttacattaatatgttacctactagctatgagtttatttgttctttaatcaatttgaaatgtaataattacttaaataatccttactctttactaggctaattatcccttaatttttccttctttatttccttgctatgtttacattacaattCTGGTATGTATAATTCGTAGAAAGGCCTTTAATacatggctcattaggcttataaGTCAGTAATTATCACAGTTGGTAGGACTGGACTTCTTTGGAATAATGACAAAGATGGGGCCATTCTTTTGGAATTATTCTGATGGGAAAAATTGAAATACGAAGAGAATTGCTAGAAAGCAAGACTCTTGGTTAAAAAATACCAGAAAATAGGCAAAGGATAAGCAGAGAAGAAAAACTGTTTAGAATAACAAGTTTTGCAAATTTAATTGCCAACGTTAGAGAGCAGCCTTGATAAGGCACGAAATTTAATACTGAATCAAGAAAAAAATGCCCAAATcctttaataaaaaagaaaaagaagaataaatgagAATGGTAAAGCTCCGATCTGATCAGTCACCTTACCGTACTGGCCTAGAAACGTAGAAACGTCCACTACAACATTTGAAGAAGAATTTTTGGTTTTCTAGTAAATACAATACCTAAGTATTTAAATTTAGCCACGTTTTCGAATCCATATATTGTTCTTTCTTCTCTTTTTATTGCCAAGTGTTTCCCTACCGTGCATCATAgtattatatctatattttatacGTAAATCAGAAGAATGAAATCGTTCAAACCAGCtacatattgtaaataaaaatgttcTAGTTAATCGCTCGTGTTTTATAGCTAAAAGAGTTATAAAATCTCTCAATGCCGCTTTAAATCCATAAAAGGAAAGGTCAGAAATACATTCGACCTTACTTTAAACCTTGCATAACAGTTCCATGTAACGATTACTTCCTTACTCGTGTACGCTGATTATTGTAGGGTATATCCTCTGAATTAGATATACCTATTCACTATTAATAGTCCAGTCGAAAGCTGTCTTGAGTTGGTTGTTGTGAATCGGTCATTGGATTTGTTGTCAAAACGTTGTTTATTAGATTTTGAGTATGCTACAGCTGAGACAGTTGTGGAAACTTCAAGAAACATTTTAGAATGCAAAATCTACGTCACTGACTTCATTTTCAAAATGTCTCAGAAATTATTATATCTACGATAAAATAGATAAATGTAGAATCGTTCGACATTAAGTTTCCTATTGAAAAGAAAAGAACTTAAAAAACAATTTGAAGGAACAAAAATCAAATCAACAGCAGAGTGATAAGTGTTTTCAAATCAAAGCAGTTTATAGACATGTTCTGACTTTTGGTGAATCATGGGTATTGCCAGAATGGCCAAAGAGCAAAATACAAGCTCTAAAGGTAAAACTTTCTCAGTCTTAGTTTCCTATTCCCCCAGATCTCTTCACTACACTACTCACTGTTCTGCTACTGAGTAAGGAAATGGTTCATTTATACTTCTGAAGATGACGTGGTTTTTTAGAAAAGGTCACCAAAGCAACCGGGCTGTCATCTCATTTATTGAGACAATTCGGTCGTTTTCAATATTTAAGACTCCTCGGATAATTCTTGGCTTATAGAAATGAATAGAGGCTATATTTCCAGTGTTTTTAAGTCAATTTTATAATCTGTATGAAGATGGTATTGAtgtagagctgaaattgaatggaaattgcgaacagaaatggaatgttcataaatcctattttggattctgcGATTGGTTTGGCCTATATATGATCGGGGGCAGTATGCATAAGGAATGTCATACACTCCGTGTTgctcatttggaatgttgtctttgactAATCAGACAAGAGGTGAAAgcttttgttggggggtaaatatttctttattcccTTGATTTGAAGactttgtcgattttgtcagtgacacctttgatgtaaggaagaaaagctttcgtatgatgagggacTGGATCTTTGGGTTAAGATTGAGCAGGAGATTGATGCCTGTGGAGTATGGATGTGACGATGACAGTTATATACACTGGCAATAGGACTTAGAGGACTATcaaatttgtaaattttaggtAGGCCATATATTCTAGGTGTAGAACAGTTTTCACGAGGAAATAAAGTTTGTTTTACATCAAGGAGAAGAGATTTTTTATTAGTGATGCTTTTGTTATTTTCTCTAGATATGTtattggattattaggaattacTAATATTATTAGACTAATACGCCAAACTATAAACCAGTTCTTATCAATAATTAACTAATATATGAATTAGTTTGTTATTTACTTACAATCtgatgatattttaaaataattcttgTAATCTGAGTCATATTAAATTCAATGCATGTTAAAAGTTGAGttagaaattgaaataaatataatatttctctCAACTACTGTTTATTGTTTTGTTCCAGGCACATGGTAAACATATTCCTACTAATTTATCAACTGGGTTCTGGTGCTGTATACACAATCTTCATCGGAGATAACATCTCAGGCGTTTTCGCAGCACACGGTATCATCGTCAACGTAAAATTAGTAATGTTGGCTGCCCTTCTACCTCTGATACTGATCAACTGCGTGAAAAATTTGAAATATCTAGCACCGCTGTCTACGTTCGCCAATATTATCACCATGGTCAGTTTTGGAATCATCGCTTACTATATGTTCAGCAGGGACTTTACCTTTGACGGTAAAGAACCGTTCGGGGAGGTGAAGAATTATCCCTTGTTTTTCGGAACTGTTTTGTTTGCGTTAGAAGCAATTGGTGTGGTAAGTTTTTCCTTTTATTGCCATAAATTGATGTTGTGTTTCAGTCTTGTTACTGAAAGGGAGACCTGGGAAATATTTGCAAAAAGAAAACATAAACTGAAGGACTTTACGGTGATAtaacgttcttcttcttcttgaactGTTATCTGTGTTATTAGATTCTTCAGTAAAGATATTCATTTTCTGCCAGCACtccttctgtccccaatttttccTTGCTACGCTGTCGTATTTTCTGCATTATTTGTCATGAGATTCTTGTTCGTTCTTCGCTCTTCTTAAAATCGTCTTCTTCCGACTTTAACTTGTCTATATTTAGCCTTTTTTGTGCTTTATTTGCATCATACGCTTGCGAGgaaattgttatttttaaattgttatttttatatttctgggAAGAAATTTGGACAAATATTTTGTTCAGTTTCATATGGTAAGAAACACCGCTTTActcaaaaaaattttctttggTTGAAAGAACCACAAAAATGAATATAACATCGTGATGAGACATCTAAtaacaaaaaactttaatatttttcaCTTTTCTGAGAAATCTCATTTTCTAAGCTTGATTTCTAAAGTAATCTCTTTAAATCACGATCCAACTTTCACATCCATTTTATAGAGAAGGTATGGCGCTACTTCAAAAGTCTATTTGCTCATTTGTTTCATATTTTAGTGCATTTCTTAATTTTATAATGTGTGTATTTTTCAGATAATGCCACTGGAAAATGAAATGAAAACGCCACAAAACTTTGGAAGCCCCTTTGGAGTTTTAAACAAAGGCATGGTTGTCATCACTATCTTATACACTTCTATGGGATTTTTCGGATATATCGCATATGGTAGATCAGTTCAAGGTTCTATATCACTATCGATTGGAGACGATATgtaagaaaaaattatttatcttTATATTAAATCTATACGTTAAAGAGCCCTGAGTATTGCAGCAGACCAAACAGATCTGCAAATAAATGCATAATCCTTGGAACAATGACGAGGATGATCAGTTTTATGAAATAAAAGGATATacatattgttgtgatctgctttatgatgttttattattaattaacactaatttaattaatccaattatttaattaattaattcactaatttatgcagagtcatacaaatcaattactattaaaaattctcagggtgccttcttaattttactttaatcagtttactttatatatctcttctaatgggttcagtatctcctagttgctcataatcgggatagaacaggaaacggaactaacattaaaacaacataaatatgcacacaaattattatttattttcaataagcaatacgatgaatattaataaataacttttgtgggcaattatctttctcaacaaactcctatactctaaatttaattttaattacaaactatctattgatctgttttataataatatctactaaaaaaaatgaccatataaaaatataatttattcacaaaaaaaataactctttgaaacttggaatcttagttcgtatgcttatatttgattttatctttagaatatcttaaaattttctttcattcaaattatttgactgacctttatttttttacaccaatgatgtgtcctctcgatcaaaccacagttccttccttgattgattatgtccggctaccatcaaatctttcccgttctcagcatcgatccaaaccgcataccagcaaactactcctccgaaaacacaaccccaagcctcttttgaccggtactctttattcacaaattctcctttctttctcaattatatctcgtggactatgcagactcaaaagaggtattaatcttctcgattttgatctgctctccgcttccacctttttcactaacaaacgaaaacactggtactcagattgactacacgaaaacacgtcttctcttctggtctgccggtaacataataattctttcaatctctcccagacaaccttctcaactctctcattcccaccattcctttttaaccaatcataagcattcatctttcccacttattttcgatttagaaaatttccaacatgatatttaaaacaaataaactactttcactcaaattacttttcagaaaccattaacaattttgcctttttcaacagaaataagtttccaaattcttgttatctcatatctaaatctaattcttatttactttcgaaaaatgcccaccgcaaaatacaattacaggTTTATtactaaatctataattatacgggttccattgtcctttcactattcactcagtctttcacggaaaaactcgtcaggatcccgtcacggaacaatgttttctctcattctaactattacaaataagtacagggttgtattttaacttacaTGCcggcggtatattaaaataataaaaaaactctttattctatttctgatcgataaactgatccataacaatatatacaaaattttCTCTCAGTATAATATATACGAATAACTATAATATAGCGTTTATCACTTAGaattcaataataaaaaactttttaaattatcaaaaagaaaactaaatttttatataatttatggtTGCTCTCATGTTGTCCACTGCGTTTTAAATATTTCACAGAATTGAAATCAGGAACGAAAATTCTTCAATTAAGGGGTCACAGTACTATCAATCCCATTGCAGGTGAATTGTTGCAATACACTGACTGTTGCAATACAGACCTGTTTCCACACTACGACAGAGAAAACTGGCACAAAGCAGTTTCTGTATCTCTTTCTAATTGGGCGACTTTATCGATCACGTGATCTAAATTACCAGTGGAaaagtcacgtggtcgataaactaggtccattagaaagagatgcaaggACTGCTTCTgttcagttttctctgtcgcactcaAGGACGGACCTGTATGGCAACAGTCACTCTATTGGTATTATATGTCTGTGTAATATGGGTATAGTAACTTAAACTAACTAGTGACCAACAGCCATGTAATCAGTATTATCATGGAAAAGGAATACACAATTTActaaaatacaagtaaaaaaaagaaaattaaagattcttttcaaattcaaaaaatttatgaatttgAAAAGAAATACGACAGTCCCACTCtacagataaaaatcaaataaatgagCTGAGTAAAAACCGCCGCAATGTATAATGTTCAAGGATAAAAACTAAAAACCATCTCGAACAAGATTTAACTGTTGTTAATCCTAATattccaagaacaatcaataagagaactatagaAACAACTTcttgaccaaaaattaatagaattcagataaggcaacatcgaagaaatatacgagcatataaaggcgagtataaaataagcagcattcgaagccaaTGGAAAGAAAGAACATATCACAAATAATCAGCActtttatgaaataaatgaaccaacaaaaagaataattgaagaaaaaagcaactatacagaaaatgactgactacaaacaacaatgaagtttataaagaatatagagaaaaagatagaggagtggaaaaacaaataataacacaacaaaagaatgaagaatgggaaaaaacctgcttaaatattaaaacatacataggaggtacaagaacttcggagtcatggaacgTACTGAGAGGAttaaaacaaaattcaaaagaaaaaaataaattaggaaacatacaggacaaagaatggaaggactattacaaggaactgttaacagaacaaagaccttaattcattggaaaagaaaacaggcgaagatgaagcagatccccacaacaagaaatagaaaaaacagATAGTGAAATGAGAAAGGCCATAAgaacaatcaaaaataagaaagcaccgggacctggaggtaTCTCACCTGAActtataaagtacggctcaataaaattacaccggatgataaaatggatatttcataaagtcataaatggagaacagctcccaaaggaatgaaTGGAGgcatatataatatctatatttaagaaaggagatagacaacgatgcgaaaactacaaaggaataaacgtaatatcatcaataggaagattatatgggaagatactgcgagaaaagatagagcaagctaTAAAAAGCAAAATCAGGGAGGATCAGTCAGGCTTCaaggcaggaagatcatgcatagaccacatatacacacaactgtaggaaaaggaaaaatcaaaaaatagatatacatttggcatttgtggatctgagaaagacGTATGACTCtataccaaggtcagaactatgggaggcaatgtacaaattagaaatacagacgtagcttatagaagctacaaaagctctgtataaagaaaataaagtgtccattaaaatgggaacaagaatcataggagacttcaccccaacaaaagggctcctgcagggttgttccacatctccaaccctattcaaaatatacttagagaaagtcTTGACtatatggaaaagaaaatgcgaaggcatgggaggaccggt includes these proteins:
- the LOC140449391 gene encoding proton-coupled amino acid transporter-like protein acs, producing the protein MSGHVNQGFSGDGTNGNHNDYSGAETNKEVARKSKDNGFFTIELSDRKKSIEAGEYDPYSWRDVEHPTTDTETFLHLLKGSLGTGILAMPMAFYHSGYLLGAVGTAVIGLLCTHCIHLLIRSEYELCKRRKVAVMSYPETALAGFQEGPPFQRRIAFIAPHMVNIFLLIYQLGSGAVYTIFIGDNISGVFAAHGIIVNVKLVMLAALLPLILINCVKNLKYLAPLSTFANIITMVSFGIIAYYMFSRDFTFDGKEPFGEVKNYPLFFGTVLFALEAIGVIMPLENEMKTPQNFGSPFGVLNKGMVVITILYTSMGFFGYIAYGRSVQGSISLSIGDDIPGQICRILLSMSIYVTHGLQLYPAIKTVWDIYLLPLLSGSNHLVLLEYVTRVFLVTFCFVLAVAVPYIDLFISLFGALTLSGLGLFIPAMVDMGTYWDQRTGKTFIFTMIKNCLIILLGFFGLVVGTSTSLNEIINKFSEA